A single region of the Balaenoptera ricei isolate mBalRic1 chromosome 12, mBalRic1.hap2, whole genome shotgun sequence genome encodes:
- the ARMT1 gene encoding damage-control phosphatase ARMT1 isoform X2 — MAGPPVSLSARDVGSFAYLTVKDRLPQILTKAIDTLHRHKSEFFEKHGEKGLEAEKKAISLLSKLRNELQTDKPIVPLVEKFVDTDLWNQYLEYQQSLLNESNGKPRWFLSPWLFVECYMYRRIHEAIIQSPPIDDFDIFKELKDQNFFESQESIIALCTHLQELMKTIEELDENQLKNEFFKVLQISLWGNKCDLSLSEFWEDSPP, encoded by the exons ATGGCGGGGCCTCCGGTGTCTCTCTCGGCACGGGACGTAGG GTCATTTGCATATCTTACAGTTAAGGACAGATTACCACAGATCTTAACCAAAGCTATTGATACATTGCATCGACATAAAAGTGAATTTTTCGAGAAACATGGAGAG AAAGGCCTGGAAGCTGAAAAGAAAgcaatttctcttctttctaaatTACGGAATGAATTGCAAACAGATAAACCAATTGTTCCTTTGGTTGAGAAGTTTGTTGATACTGACCTATGGAATCAGTACCTAGAATATCAACAGAGCCTTTTAAATGAGAGTAATGGAAAACCAAGGTGGTTTCTCTCACCGTGGTTGTTTGTCGAATGCTACATGTATCGTAGAATTCATGAAGCAATTATCCAAAG TCCACCAATCGATGACTTtgatatatttaaagaattaaaagaccAAAATTTCTTTGAGTCTCAGGAATCTATCATTGCTTTATGTACTCACCTGCAAGAGTTGATGAAAACTATTGAAGAACTAGATGAAAATCAGCTGAAGAATgagttttttaaagttcttcag atttcactgTGGGGAAATAAGTGTGATCTGTCTCTATCAG
- the ARMT1 gene encoding damage-control phosphatase ARMT1 isoform X1 codes for MAGPPVSLSARDVGSFAYLTVKDRLPQILTKAIDTLHRHKSEFFEKHGEKGLEAEKKAISLLSKLRNELQTDKPIVPLVEKFVDTDLWNQYLEYQQSLLNESNGKPRWFLSPWLFVECYMYRRIHEAIIQSPPIDDFDIFKELKDQNFFESQESIIALCTHLQELMKTIEELDENQLKNEFFKVLQISLWGNKCDLSLSGGKTISQKTNLINSLEDLKPFILVNDMEHLWSLLSNCKKKREKASITRVDIVLDNSGFELVTDLVLADFLLSSKLATEIHFYGKTIPWFVSDTTLHDSNWVIEQLKHSNHKWVSKCGVDWENHIKMGRWVYLDHIFWTLPHEFSAMPQVAPDLYATLQKAHLILFKGDLNYRKLTGDRRWEFTVPFHEALNGFHPAPLCSIRTLKAEVQVGLQPGQGEQLTASVPNWLTIGKYGIFQFDGPL; via the exons ATGGCGGGGCCTCCGGTGTCTCTCTCGGCACGGGACGTAGG GTCATTTGCATATCTTACAGTTAAGGACAGATTACCACAGATCTTAACCAAAGCTATTGATACATTGCATCGACATAAAAGTGAATTTTTCGAGAAACATGGAGAG AAAGGCCTGGAAGCTGAAAAGAAAgcaatttctcttctttctaaatTACGGAATGAATTGCAAACAGATAAACCAATTGTTCCTTTGGTTGAGAAGTTTGTTGATACTGACCTATGGAATCAGTACCTAGAATATCAACAGAGCCTTTTAAATGAGAGTAATGGAAAACCAAGGTGGTTTCTCTCACCGTGGTTGTTTGTCGAATGCTACATGTATCGTAGAATTCATGAAGCAATTATCCAAAG TCCACCAATCGATGACTTtgatatatttaaagaattaaaagaccAAAATTTCTTTGAGTCTCAGGAATCTATCATTGCTTTATGTACTCACCTGCAAGAGTTGATGAAAACTATTGAAGAACTAGATGAAAATCAGCTGAAGAATgagttttttaaagttcttcag atttcactgTGGGGAAATAAGTGTGATCTGTCTCTATCAGGTGGGAAAACTATTTCTCAGAAGACCAATTTAATAAATTCTTTGGAAGACCTAAAACCTTTCATTTTAGTGAATGACATGGAACATCTTTGGTCATTGCTTagcaattgcaaaaaaaaaagagaaaaagcatctATTACTCGAGTGGATATTGTTCTGGATAATTCTGGGTTTGAACTTGTTACAGATTTAGTATTAGCTGACTTCCTGTTGTCCTCTAAACTGGCTACTGAGATCCATTTTTATGGGAAAACGATTCCATGGTTTGTTTCTGATACTACTCTACATGATTCTAACTGGGTAATCGAACAACTAAAACATTCTAATCATAAGTGGGTGTCCAAATGTGGGGTTGACTGGGAAAACCATATTAAAATGGGCAGATGGGTTTACCTCGATCACATCTTTTGGACTCTGCCTCATGAATTCAGTGCAATGCCTCAAGTCGCTCCTGACTTATATGCTACACTACAAAAggcacatttaattttatttaagggTGATTTGAATTACAGGAAGTTGACGGGGGACAGAAGATGGGAATTTACCGTTCCATTTCATGAAGCTTTGAATGGCTTCCACCCTGCACCTCTCTGCAGTATAAGAACATTAAAAGCTGAAGTTCAGGTTGGTCTGCAGCCTGGGCAAGGTGAACAGCTCACAGCTTCTGTGCCCAACTGGTTGACCATTGGGAAATATGGAATATTTCAGTTTGATGGTCCACTTTGA